One window of Candidatus Mycobacterium wuenschmannii genomic DNA carries:
- a CDS encoding DinB family protein, translating to MTDSLRTDRREQGVTGERGTLEAFLDDYRDILVRKVSGLSDSDARRNLVSSATTVGGLVKHLRWAEYGWFEQFLQGRHDDNRRTQHERSWEFEIQPDEDLPTLIAGYRAQCADSRRIAAQYSLDHELRHGRLDTTVSLRWIYLHMIQETARHTGQIDILREQLDGSTGFDG from the coding sequence ATGACCGATTCATTGCGCACCGACCGGCGCGAACAGGGTGTCACCGGCGAGCGCGGCACGCTGGAAGCGTTCCTCGACGACTACCGAGACATCTTGGTACGCAAGGTTTCCGGGCTCTCCGACAGCGACGCGCGTCGCAACCTCGTCTCGTCGGCGACGACGGTCGGCGGCCTGGTCAAGCACCTGCGCTGGGCCGAGTACGGCTGGTTCGAACAGTTTCTGCAGGGCCGGCACGACGACAACCGTCGCACCCAGCACGAGCGCTCCTGGGAATTCGAGATCCAGCCCGACGAGGATCTGCCCACGCTGATCGCCGGATACCGGGCGCAGTGTGCGGATTCCCGCCGGATCGCCGCGCAGTATTCGCTCGACCACGAGCTGCGGCACGGCCGGCTCGACACGACGGTCTCACTGCGCTGGATCTACCTACACATGATCCAGGAGACCGCCCGGCACACCGGCCAGATCGACATCCTGCGCGAACAGCTGGACGGCAGCACCGGATTCGACGGCTGA
- a CDS encoding alpha/beta hydrolase encodes MSPSAGTPGVVREFIGLPSPTGRRAGAGGHPCQGLYYRGVGRKPKVAVIAAHYQIDFSEHYLADYLATRGIGFLGWNTRFRGFESSFLLDHALVDIGVGVRWLRDTQAVERVVLLGNSGGGSLMAAYQAQATDPHVTAVPGMRPAAGLTELLPADGYVASAAHPGRPDVLTAWMDGSVVDENDPIATDPELDLFDERNGPPFSADFLTRYRAAQVARNNAITDWVEDELKRVRAAGFSDRPFTVLRTWADPRMVDPTIEPTHRQPNMCYAGSPEKANRSAHGIAAACTLRGWLAMWSLRTAQTRAEPHLARITCPALVINAEADTGVFPSDAQRIYDALASTDKTQCSINTDHYFTTPGARSEQADTIAKWIAKRWR; translated from the coding sequence ATGAGTCCCTCCGCCGGCACGCCCGGGGTCGTCCGCGAATTCATCGGCCTGCCGTCACCTACGGGCAGACGCGCCGGGGCGGGCGGACACCCGTGCCAGGGCCTCTACTATCGCGGCGTCGGGCGTAAGCCGAAGGTCGCGGTGATCGCCGCGCACTACCAGATCGATTTCTCCGAGCACTACCTCGCCGACTACCTCGCCACCCGCGGCATCGGATTCCTCGGCTGGAACACCCGGTTTCGCGGGTTTGAGAGCAGCTTCCTACTCGACCACGCGCTGGTCGACATCGGTGTCGGAGTGCGCTGGCTGCGGGACACTCAGGCGGTGGAACGGGTTGTGCTGCTGGGTAATTCCGGTGGTGGGTCACTGATGGCCGCCTACCAGGCGCAGGCCACCGATCCGCACGTGACGGCGGTGCCGGGCATGCGACCCGCCGCAGGCCTGACCGAGCTGCTGCCGGCCGACGGCTACGTGGCCAGTGCGGCGCATCCGGGTCGACCGGACGTGCTGACCGCCTGGATGGACGGCTCCGTCGTCGACGAGAACGACCCCATCGCCACCGATCCGGAGTTGGACCTGTTCGACGAGCGCAACGGTCCGCCGTTCTCTGCGGACTTCCTGACCCGCTACCGCGCCGCACAGGTCGCCCGCAACAACGCGATCACCGACTGGGTCGAGGACGAGCTGAAACGTGTTCGCGCCGCAGGGTTCTCAGACCGCCCCTTCACCGTGCTGCGAACCTGGGCCGATCCGCGGATGGTCGACCCCACGATCGAGCCAACGCACCGCCAGCCGAACATGTGCTACGCCGGATCACCGGAGAAGGCCAACCGCTCGGCGCACGGCATCGCCGCGGCCTGCACGCTGCGCGGCTGGTTGGCGATGTGGAGCCTGCGCACCGCCCAGACCCGCGCCGAACCGCACCTGGCCCGCATCACCTGCCCCGCGCTGGTGATCAACGCCGAGGCCGACACCGGCGTGTTCCCGTCGGATGCCCAACGCATTTACGACGCACTGGCCAGCACCGACAAGACCCAGTGCTCGATCAACACCGATCACTACTTCACCACCCCGGGGGCGCGCAGCGAGCAAGCCGACACCATTGCCAAGTGGATTGCCAAGCGGTGGCGCTGA
- a CDS encoding 2-hydroxyacid dehydrogenase, whose translation MVLDFLAPETDWLDVRWCTDDDAFYRELPEADVIWHVLRPLSAADLARASRTRLVHKFGAGVNTVDVEAATEHGIAVANMPGANAPSVAEGTLLLMLAALRRLPLLDRATRDGRGWPSDPQLGETVRDIGACTVGLVGYGNIAKRVERIVAAMGATVLHTSTHDDGSPAWRPLPDLLAASDIVSLHLPLTADTEGLIDRDALAAMKPSAVLVNTSRGPIVDEDALADALRAGRLGAAGVDVFGVEPVPPDNPLLRLDNVVLTPHVTWYTVDTMRRYLVEAVANCRRLRDSEPLAHVVNQPT comes from the coding sequence ATGGTGCTGGATTTCCTTGCACCGGAGACTGATTGGCTCGACGTCCGCTGGTGCACCGACGACGACGCGTTCTACCGCGAATTGCCCGAGGCCGACGTGATCTGGCACGTGCTGCGTCCGCTGTCGGCGGCGGACCTGGCCCGCGCGTCACGCACGCGCCTGGTGCACAAGTTCGGCGCCGGGGTGAACACCGTCGACGTCGAGGCCGCCACCGAACACGGCATCGCGGTGGCCAACATGCCCGGGGCCAATGCGCCCTCGGTGGCCGAGGGCACGCTGCTGCTAATGCTGGCCGCGCTGCGCAGGCTGCCGCTCCTCGACCGCGCGACCCGCGACGGCCGCGGCTGGCCGTCCGATCCGCAACTGGGCGAGACCGTCCGCGACATCGGCGCCTGCACCGTCGGCCTGGTCGGCTACGGCAACATCGCCAAACGAGTCGAGCGCATTGTCGCGGCGATGGGCGCCACCGTCCTACACACCAGCACCCACGACGACGGATCGCCCGCCTGGCGGCCGCTGCCGGATTTGCTCGCCGCCAGCGACATCGTCTCGCTGCACCTGCCGCTGACCGCCGACACCGAGGGCCTGATCGACCGCGACGCGCTGGCCGCGATGAAACCCTCTGCGGTACTGGTCAATACCTCACGCGGCCCGATTGTCGACGAGGACGCCTTGGCCGATGCGCTGCGCGCGGGCCGACTGGGTGCGGCCGGCGTGGACGTCTTCGGCGTCGAGCCGGTGCCGCCGGACAACCCGCTGCTGAGGCTCGACAACGTCGTGCTCACCCCGCACGTCACCTGGTACACGGTCGACACCATGCGGCGCTACCTGGTCGAGGCCGTCGCCAACTGCCGCCGGCTGCGCGACAGCGAGCCGCTGGCCCATGTGGTCAACCAACCGACCTAG
- a CDS encoding ABC transporter substrate-binding protein, translated as MGENWNRRGFLRAGAAAGMLALAGCSSEKSTPAATNGGSGPVTLTHVFGETTIAQPPKRVVSAGFTGQDDLLALGIVPIAVTNWFGDQPFGVWPWAQPKLGGAKPVLLNLDNGIQTDKISGLKPDLIVATDAGLDQDTYQKLTAIAPTLAQSDHDAFFEPWKDQATAIGQAVFQSGQIAALISGVDKGFASVAEKHPQFKDKRALLLQGRFHDGNVVATTGWQTEFLTQMGLGTPTSLAALAVDQQRAFIPRDKLKSILGDAELLIWATESDADKAALLANPDVAEHRSRSVFTTKEQAGAIAYASPLSYPLVAEQLPGLIDDFLH; from the coding sequence ATGGGCGAGAACTGGAATCGGCGAGGGTTCCTCCGCGCCGGCGCGGCAGCAGGCATGCTCGCGCTCGCCGGCTGTTCGTCGGAGAAGTCGACGCCCGCGGCGACCAACGGCGGCAGCGGTCCCGTCACCCTGACGCACGTCTTCGGTGAAACGACGATCGCTCAGCCGCCCAAGCGGGTGGTGAGCGCAGGATTCACCGGGCAGGACGATCTCCTGGCGCTCGGCATCGTGCCGATCGCGGTGACCAACTGGTTCGGCGACCAGCCGTTCGGGGTGTGGCCGTGGGCTCAACCCAAGCTCGGCGGTGCCAAACCCGTTCTCCTCAACCTGGACAACGGAATTCAGACCGACAAGATCTCCGGCCTGAAGCCCGATTTGATCGTCGCCACCGACGCCGGTCTGGATCAGGACACCTACCAGAAGCTGACGGCGATCGCGCCGACGTTGGCCCAATCGGACCACGACGCGTTCTTCGAGCCGTGGAAGGATCAGGCCACCGCGATCGGTCAGGCCGTATTTCAATCCGGTCAGATCGCCGCGCTGATCAGCGGCGTCGACAAGGGATTCGCCTCCGTCGCGGAAAAGCACCCGCAGTTCAAGGACAAGCGGGCGCTCCTCCTGCAGGGCAGGTTTCACGACGGCAACGTCGTCGCCACCACCGGGTGGCAGACCGAGTTCCTCACCCAGATGGGCCTCGGCACCCCGACCAGTCTCGCGGCGCTGGCCGTCGATCAGCAACGGGCTTTCATTCCGCGCGACAAGCTCAAGTCGATCCTCGGCGACGCCGAACTGCTGATCTGGGCCACCGAGAGCGACGCGGACAAGGCGGCGCTGTTGGCCAATCCCGATGTGGCAGAGCATCGTTCGCGCAGCGTGTTCACCACCAAGGAGCAGGCCGGTGCGATCGCCTACGCCTCCCCGTTGAGCTACCCGCTGGTGGCCGAGCAGTTGCCCGGGCTGATCGACGACTTCCTGCATTAG
- a CDS encoding NAD(P)-dependent alcohol dehydrogenase, whose protein sequence is MKMRAARMYGLNEPLRLEEVDVPDTGPDDVLVKVAATGMCRSDVQLIEGYFTNGVAPAEPITPGHEVAGWIAGIGSGVPKGSGLSEGDLVVVNPNWGDGTCRQCREGNEQICANGQMAGFGPPGGFAEYMPVPYRHVIKVPEGVDPKPETLAPLTDAGLTPYRGMKKLVQAGKTGAGRTIVVNGIGGLGSYGVQYARLLSGGATVVAFARSDEKLDLARNNGAHHGVNTRDKSAEQVQDELEDLTGRRDVDGWLDCIAAEESLTLGATILGKEGAMSSVGLMGQQIVLPLLAFTNGEKSFHGSFWGNYDDLTEVLDLAGQGLIKHRITTVQLDDVNAKLEALGRGDIVGRAVIVFD, encoded by the coding sequence ATGAAGATGCGCGCCGCGAGGATGTACGGCCTGAACGAACCGCTGCGGTTGGAGGAGGTCGACGTCCCCGACACCGGCCCGGATGACGTGCTCGTCAAGGTCGCCGCAACGGGCATGTGCCGCAGCGACGTTCAGCTGATCGAGGGTTATTTCACCAACGGTGTCGCGCCCGCCGAGCCCATCACTCCAGGGCATGAGGTCGCGGGTTGGATCGCCGGCATTGGCTCGGGCGTGCCGAAGGGATCGGGGCTGTCGGAGGGCGACCTGGTGGTCGTCAACCCGAACTGGGGCGACGGCACGTGTCGGCAGTGCCGGGAGGGTAACGAGCAGATCTGCGCGAACGGGCAGATGGCAGGCTTCGGGCCGCCCGGCGGCTTCGCGGAGTACATGCCGGTGCCGTACCGCCACGTCATCAAGGTTCCGGAGGGGGTCGATCCGAAGCCCGAAACCTTGGCGCCCCTGACCGATGCCGGCCTGACCCCGTACCGCGGAATGAAGAAGCTGGTGCAGGCGGGCAAGACGGGCGCGGGCCGGACGATCGTCGTCAACGGCATCGGCGGGCTGGGCTCTTACGGCGTCCAGTACGCGCGCCTGCTGTCCGGTGGGGCGACGGTGGTGGCGTTCGCGCGCAGTGACGAAAAGCTGGATCTGGCACGGAATAACGGTGCGCACCACGGCGTCAACACGCGTGATAAGTCGGCCGAGCAGGTACAGGACGAGTTGGAGGACCTGACCGGACGGCGCGACGTCGACGGATGGCTCGACTGCATCGCGGCCGAGGAGTCGTTGACGCTCGGGGCGACGATCCTCGGGAAGGAGGGCGCGATGTCGTCCGTCGGGCTGATGGGGCAGCAGATCGTGCTCCCGTTGCTGGCGTTCACCAACGGCGAGAAGAGCTTTCACGGCTCCTTCTGGGGCAACTACGACGACCTCACCGAGGTGCTCGATCTCGCGGGTCAAGGCCTGATCAAGCACCGGATTACGACGGTGCAGCTCGACGACGTCAACGCCAAGCTGGAGGCGCTCGGTCGCGGCGACATCGTCGGCCGGGCGGTCATCGTCTTCGACTAG
- a CDS encoding acyl-CoA dehydrogenase → MPIAINPEHQALADSVRSLVARVAPSEVLHAALETPVDNPPPYWKAAADQGLQGVHLAESVGGQGFGILELAVTLAEFGYGAVPGPFVPSAIASALIAANDPDAAALSDLASGSAIAAYALESGLTATRQGDALVIRGEARAVPAAAQASLLVLPVAIDSGEEWVVLSADQLEIEPVASVDPLRPIAHVRADAVEVSGDVALTNISVTTAHALISTLLSAEAVGVARWATDTATEYAKIREQFGRPIGQFQAVKHKCSEMIADTERATAAVWDAARAVDEARENNWDIEGSNVEFAAAVAATLAPAAAQRCAQDCIQVHGGIGFTWEHDTNVYYRRALVIAAGFGRKTAYPQRVVDTATSTGMRSLDIDLDPDTEKVRDEIRAEVAGLKEIPREERNAAIAEGGWVLPYLPKPWGRGADPVEQIIIAQEFNTGRVRRPPIGIAGWLVPSIVAFGTDEQKQRFLPPTFRGEMIWCQLFSEPGAGSDLASLTTKATKVDGGWRITGQKIWTTAAQFSQWGALLARTDPSAPKHNGITYFLLDMRSEGVEVKPLRELTGGAMFNTVFIDDVFVPDDLVLGEVDRGWEVSRNTLTAERVSIGSSEAPFLASLDQFVEFVRDGQFDQIAQNRAGQLIAEGHAAKILNLRSTLLTLAGGDAMPSAAISKLLSMRTGQGYAEFGVASFGAEGAIGDAEQLSGKWAEYLLASRATTIYGGTSEVQLNIIAERLLGLPRDP, encoded by the coding sequence ATGCCGATCGCAATCAATCCTGAACATCAAGCCCTGGCCGATTCGGTCCGCTCCCTGGTGGCGCGGGTTGCGCCGTCGGAGGTGCTGCACGCCGCGTTGGAGACACCGGTCGACAACCCGCCGCCCTACTGGAAGGCCGCGGCCGATCAAGGCCTGCAGGGTGTGCATCTGGCGGAATCGGTCGGTGGACAGGGATTCGGCATCCTCGAACTCGCGGTCACGCTGGCCGAGTTCGGCTACGGCGCGGTCCCCGGGCCATTTGTGCCGTCGGCGATCGCGAGCGCGCTGATCGCGGCGAACGACCCGGATGCCGCGGCGCTGTCGGATCTCGCGTCCGGCTCGGCGATCGCCGCGTACGCGCTGGAATCCGGGTTGACCGCGACGCGCCAGGGCGATGCGCTGGTCATTCGCGGCGAGGCCCGCGCGGTGCCCGCCGCGGCGCAGGCTTCCCTACTGGTGCTGCCGGTGGCGATCGACAGCGGCGAGGAGTGGGTGGTGCTGAGCGCCGACCAGCTCGAGATCGAACCCGTCGCCAGCGTCGACCCGCTGCGGCCGATCGCACACGTCCGCGCCGACGCCGTCGAGGTCTCCGGCGACGTTGCGCTGACCAACATCTCCGTGACGACCGCGCATGCGCTGATCTCGACGCTGCTCTCGGCCGAAGCGGTCGGCGTTGCCCGCTGGGCCACCGACACCGCCACCGAGTACGCCAAGATCCGCGAGCAGTTCGGCCGGCCGATCGGGCAGTTCCAGGCCGTCAAGCACAAGTGCTCGGAGATGATCGCCGACACCGAGCGCGCTACAGCCGCCGTATGGGACGCGGCCCGCGCCGTCGATGAGGCTCGCGAAAACAACTGGGACATCGAAGGTTCCAACGTCGAATTCGCCGCCGCGGTGGCGGCGACACTGGCACCGGCGGCCGCGCAGCGCTGCGCGCAGGACTGCATCCAGGTGCACGGCGGCATCGGCTTCACCTGGGAGCACGACACCAACGTCTATTACCGCCGGGCCCTCGTGATCGCCGCGGGCTTCGGCCGCAAAACCGCCTATCCGCAGCGCGTCGTCGACACCGCCACCAGCACCGGCATGCGCTCCCTCGACATCGATCTGGACCCCGACACCGAAAAGGTGCGCGACGAGATTCGCGCGGAAGTGGCCGGGCTCAAGGAGATTCCGCGGGAGGAGCGCAACGCCGCGATTGCCGAGGGCGGCTGGGTCCTGCCGTATCTGCCGAAGCCGTGGGGGCGTGGAGCCGATCCCGTCGAGCAGATCATCATCGCCCAGGAGTTCAACACCGGACGGGTGCGACGCCCACCGATCGGCATTGCCGGGTGGCTCGTTCCGTCGATCGTGGCGTTCGGCACCGACGAGCAGAAGCAGCGCTTCCTGCCACCGACCTTCCGTGGCGAAATGATCTGGTGCCAGCTGTTTTCCGAGCCTGGCGCCGGATCCGACCTGGCCAGCCTGACCACCAAGGCGACCAAGGTCGACGGCGGCTGGCGCATCACCGGCCAGAAGATCTGGACCACCGCCGCGCAGTTCTCCCAGTGGGGCGCGCTGCTGGCCCGGACCGACCCCAGCGCGCCGAAGCACAACGGCATCACGTATTTCCTGCTGGACATGCGCAGCGAAGGCGTCGAGGTCAAGCCGCTGCGTGAGCTCACCGGCGGCGCGATGTTCAACACGGTGTTCATCGACGACGTTTTTGTGCCCGACGATCTGGTGCTCGGCGAGGTCGACCGCGGCTGGGAAGTCAGCCGTAACACGCTGACCGCAGAACGCGTTTCGATCGGCAGCAGCGAGGCGCCCTTCCTGGCCAGCCTCGATCAGTTCGTCGAGTTCGTCCGCGACGGGCAGTTCGACCAAATCGCGCAGAACCGCGCCGGCCAATTGATCGCCGAGGGGCACGCCGCGAAAATTCTCAATCTGCGCTCGACCCTGTTGACACTGGCCGGCGGCGACGCCATGCCGTCGGCGGCCATCTCCAAGCTGCTGTCGATGCGGACCGGGCAGGGCTACGCCGAATTCGGGGTGGCGTCGTTCGGGGCGGAGGGTGCGATCGGCGACGCCGAGCAGCTGTCGGGCAAGTGGGCCGAATACCTGCTGGCCAGCCGCGCCACCACCATTTACGGTGGCACGTCGGAGGTTCAGCTCAACATCATCGCCGAGCGGCTCTTGGGCCTGCCCCGCGATCCTTAA
- a CDS encoding DNA polymerase domain-containing protein yields the protein MERMAAVSLDVGGRQVDVTHPDKVVFPERDGRGAVTKLDLIRYYLAVADGALRGVAGRPMILKRFVKGIEQEAVFQKRAPEKRPDWVDVAELRYARGTSAKEAVIHDAAGLAWTINLGCVDLNPHPVLAGDLDHPDELRVDLDPMPGVTWRQIIDVAGVAREVLEDHGLTAWPKTSGSRGFHIYARISPDWSFKQVRLAAQTVAREVERRAPELATSRWWKEEREGVFVDFNQNAKDRTVASAYSVRATPDARVSTPLRWDEVAGCDPADFTVATVPQRFAEIGDPWAEMDDSAGGLDQLLTLAEELGPAERAPKGARRDGSGRRQSVMPLIEVARTKTRDEAMTALDTWRERHPAVAERLEPSDVLVDGMRGPSSIWYRIRVNLQHVPEDQRPPQEELIADYSPWSHYRPR from the coding sequence ATCGAACGCATGGCTGCGGTGTCGCTGGACGTGGGCGGACGCCAGGTCGACGTCACCCACCCGGACAAAGTCGTGTTTCCCGAGCGCGACGGGCGCGGCGCCGTCACGAAGCTCGACCTGATCCGCTACTACCTGGCCGTCGCCGACGGCGCCCTGCGCGGCGTGGCCGGGCGGCCGATGATCCTGAAGCGATTCGTCAAGGGCATCGAGCAGGAGGCGGTTTTCCAGAAGCGGGCGCCGGAGAAGCGGCCCGACTGGGTCGACGTCGCCGAACTTCGTTACGCGCGAGGCACATCGGCGAAGGAGGCCGTCATCCACGACGCGGCCGGGTTGGCGTGGACGATCAACCTGGGCTGCGTCGACCTCAACCCGCACCCGGTGCTCGCCGGCGACCTCGACCACCCTGACGAACTGCGTGTCGACCTCGACCCGATGCCCGGGGTCACCTGGCGGCAGATCATCGACGTCGCCGGGGTCGCCCGCGAGGTGCTCGAAGACCACGGGCTGACCGCGTGGCCCAAGACGTCCGGCTCGCGCGGCTTCCACATCTACGCCCGCATCAGCCCGGACTGGTCGTTCAAGCAGGTGCGACTGGCGGCGCAGACGGTCGCGCGCGAGGTCGAGCGGCGGGCACCCGAACTGGCCACCAGCCGCTGGTGGAAAGAGGAACGCGAGGGCGTGTTCGTCGACTTCAACCAGAACGCCAAGGACCGCACCGTCGCGTCGGCCTACTCGGTGCGGGCCACCCCGGACGCCCGCGTCTCGACGCCGCTGCGCTGGGACGAGGTGGCCGGCTGCGACCCCGCCGACTTCACCGTCGCAACGGTGCCACAGCGGTTCGCCGAGATCGGCGATCCCTGGGCGGAGATGGACGATTCCGCGGGTGGTCTCGACCAATTGCTCACGCTCGCAGAGGAACTCGGGCCCGCGGAGAGGGCGCCGAAGGGGGCGCGGCGAGACGGATCGGGCCGCCGGCAGTCGGTGATGCCGCTGATCGAAGTCGCTCGCACCAAGACCAGGGACGAGGCGATGACCGCGCTGGACACGTGGCGGGAGCGCCACCCGGCGGTGGCCGAACGCCTGGAACCGTCCGACGTGCTGGTCGACGGCATGCGCGGGCCGAGTTCGATCTGGTATCGCATCCGGGTGAACCTGCAGCATGTCCCCGAGGACCAACGGCCGCCGCAAGAGGAACTGATCGCGGATTACAGCCCGTGGTCTCACTACCGGCCGCGCTAG
- the fadD2 gene encoding long-chain-fatty-acid--CoA ligase FadD2 — protein sequence MPNLIELPGQAFAKILQYADRGASELHYLRKIIESGTFRLENPLNYAAMATEIAKWGEIGMLPSFNARRTPHRAAIIDDDGELSFKELDEAANAVAHGLLAKGVKGGDGVAILARNHRWFAIAEFGCARVGARIILLNSSFSGPQIREVSEREGAKLIIYDDEYTDDVNEADPPLGKLRALDTNPDGEDSGSNDETLADLVAANSKAPAPKASKHSSIIILTSGTTGTPKGANRSTPPTLAPIGGILSHVPFKANEVTSLPAPMFHALGFLHATIGMFLGSTLVLHSKFKPDQVFDDIAKHKVSAVVVVPVMLSRMLDALEKRDDKPDLSSLRIVFASGSALGADVAERALKDLGPVVYNMYGSTEISFATIAQPKHLEFNSTTAGPPVHGVKIKIFDENGKELPQGEVGRIFVGTSFPFEGYTGGGNKQIIDGLLSSGDVGYFDEHGLLYISGRDDEMIVSGGENVFPAEVEDCINALPDVVEATAIGVEDKEWGHRLRAFVVKKDNASLDEDAVKKHVKDQLAKYKVPREVIFLDELPRNPTGKILKRELREIDAD from the coding sequence ATGCCTAACCTCATCGAACTGCCCGGGCAGGCCTTCGCCAAGATTCTGCAGTACGCCGATCGTGGCGCGTCCGAACTGCACTACCTCCGCAAAATCATCGAGTCCGGCACGTTCAGGCTGGAGAACCCGCTGAACTACGCCGCGATGGCGACCGAGATCGCGAAGTGGGGCGAGATCGGCATGCTGCCGTCGTTCAATGCGCGGCGCACGCCGCACCGCGCCGCGATCATCGACGACGACGGCGAGCTCTCTTTCAAGGAGCTCGACGAGGCCGCGAATGCCGTCGCGCACGGCTTGTTGGCCAAGGGCGTGAAGGGCGGCGACGGGGTTGCGATCTTGGCGCGCAACCACCGCTGGTTCGCCATCGCGGAATTCGGCTGCGCGAGGGTCGGGGCCCGCATCATTCTGCTCAACAGCTCGTTCTCCGGTCCGCAGATCCGCGAGGTGTCCGAGCGCGAGGGCGCCAAGCTGATCATTTACGACGACGAGTACACCGACGACGTCAACGAGGCCGACCCGCCGCTGGGCAAGCTGCGGGCCCTGGACACCAACCCGGACGGCGAGGACTCCGGCAGCAACGACGAGACGCTGGCCGACCTGGTGGCCGCGAACAGCAAGGCGCCGGCGCCCAAGGCCAGTAAGCACTCGTCGATCATCATCCTGACCAGCGGCACTACCGGCACCCCGAAGGGCGCGAACCGCAGCACCCCGCCGACGCTGGCGCCGATCGGCGGGATCCTGTCGCACGTGCCGTTCAAGGCGAACGAGGTGACCTCGTTGCCGGCGCCGATGTTCCATGCTCTGGGTTTCCTGCACGCCACCATCGGCATGTTCCTGGGTTCAACCCTGGTGTTGCACAGCAAGTTCAAGCCGGACCAGGTGTTCGACGACATTGCGAAGCACAAGGTGTCCGCGGTCGTCGTGGTTCCGGTGATGTTGTCGCGCATGCTCGACGCGCTGGAGAAGCGGGACGACAAACCCGACCTGTCCAGCCTGCGGATCGTGTTTGCCTCGGGCTCGGCGCTGGGCGCCGACGTCGCCGAGCGGGCGCTGAAGGACCTCGGCCCCGTCGTCTACAACATGTACGGCTCCACCGAGATCTCGTTCGCGACGATCGCGCAGCCCAAGCATCTGGAGTTCAACTCCACGACGGCCGGGCCGCCGGTGCACGGCGTCAAGATCAAGATCTTCGACGAGAACGGCAAGGAGTTGCCGCAGGGTGAGGTCGGCCGGATCTTCGTCGGCACCAGCTTCCCGTTCGAGGGCTACACCGGTGGCGGCAACAAGCAGATCATCGACGGGCTGCTGTCGTCCGGCGACGTCGGGTATTTCGACGAGCACGGGCTGCTCTACATCAGCGGCCGCGACGACGAGATGATCGTGTCCGGCGGCGAGAATGTCTTCCCCGCCGAGGTCGAGGATTGCATCAACGCGCTGCCTGATGTAGTCGAGGCGACCGCGATCGGTGTAGAGGACAAGGAGTGGGGCCACCGGCTCCGCGCGTTCGTGGTGAAGAAGGACAATGCCAGCCTCGACGAGGACGCCGTCAAGAAGCACGTCAAGGATCAGCTGGCCAAGTACAAGGTGCCCCGCGAGGTGATCTTCCTCGACGAGTTGCCGCGCAACCCGACCGGGAAGATCCTCAAGCGTGAGCTGCGGGAGATCGACGCCGACTAG